Below is a window of Nocardia asteroides DNA.
GGCTCGGCGCCGCCCTCGAGCGGGCCGACGCCCGGGTGCGCCCGGACGACGCCACCTGGTCGGTGCTCGAGTACGGCGCGCACGTGCGCGACGTCTGCCGGATCTTCGAGACCCGGGTCGCCCTGATGTGCGACGGTGACGGCGTGGAGCCCGCGCGGTTCGCGGGCTGGGATCAGGACGCGACCGCGATCGCCGACCGCTACGACGAACAGGATCCGGCGCGCGTGGCGGAGGAGCTCGCCGCAGCCGCCGAGCGGATCGCGGCCACCTTCGCCGCGGTGCCCGCGGATCGGCTCGAATATCGCGGCGCCCGCAGCGACGGATCGGCGTTCACGGTGGTTTCGCTGTCCCGGTACTTCCTGCACGACCTCGTCCATCACGTCCATGACGTGCGCGGATAGATAATTCTCGGCAATATTTCTAGAACGTGTTTCAGAATCCGGCGATTCTTCGTTAGGGTGAGTGCAATCACAACGTGGCACAAGCTTGGCGAGAGGTCGACCGGACATGAAGACGAAGGGCGCGATCCTGTGGGGCACCGACCAGCAGTGGTCGGTGGAGGAGATCGAGGTCGGCGATCCCGTCGCCGGTGAAGTGCAGATCCGGATGGAAACGGCGGGCATGTGCCACTCCGACCATCACATCGTCACCGGCGCCACGCCGATGCCGTCGTTCCCCGTGATGGGTGGCCACGAGGGCGCGGGCGTCATCACCAAGCTGGGCCCGAACTGCCCGAGCGACCTGGCGGTGGGCGACCACGTCATCCTGTCGTTCATCCCGGCCTGCGGCCGCTGTCCCGCCTGCGTCGCCGGCCACATGGCCCTGTGCGACCTGGGCGCCGGCCTGCTGATGGGCCAGGCGATCTCCGACGGCACCTACCGCATCCAGGCGCGCGGCGAGAACGTCATCCCGATGTGCCTGCTCGGCACCTTCGCCCCG
It encodes the following:
- a CDS encoding DinB family protein; its protein translation is MIVPDTKNWTWVLERPCADCGFDAEEIAYAAVPERTLDSAARLGAALERADARVRPDDATWSVLEYGAHVRDVCRIFETRVALMCDGDGVEPARFAGWDQDATAIADRYDEQDPARVAEELAAAAERIAATFAAVPADRLEYRGARSDGSAFTVVSLSRYFLHDLVHHVHDVRG